The Apium graveolens cultivar Ventura chromosome 6, ASM990537v1, whole genome shotgun sequence genome contains a region encoding:
- the LOC141663852 gene encoding uncharacterized protein LOC141663852 translates to MTIYKAYPIRKLFAFEARNFTSFHSDFDFGPSPVSHFSNHKLSGVTSTNYKAPLSDISNKFIEDSNNHGEKEPSSISGCTTFNQEITVNHSKRLESTVKSSMSLRLFEGMDDGTDFDSAENFTIADFQAEEGELFWDDECHNDQVNDIILDKNLENSEKLDQPVPKGYLTLGPPTETCCKCGAVMWKEERSNKDVTKGLHVRLAGHLYQQYVVDVFSCIEQARLWWLRTHQTNLRSDLYKSIVNKAVSGTTDASNVGNGFVLPANFLGSRRYMQQNFQDVLAVCHAVGHHDIFLTMTTNPLWDEILQMMKIMSGCSARDSPDVIARVFHLKLEQLLDDIRKKKYFGTCIGVMYVVEFQKCGLPHVHMLIWLDSESKKKLSSNVDTFVSAEIPDPITDPVGYEAVKSLMIHGPCGLQNTQSSCMNNCRCTKHFPKKYCRETYSD, encoded by the exons GGAAGCTATTCGCATTTGAAGCTCGCAACTTCACATCATTTCATTCAGATTTTG ATTTTGGTCCCTCGCCTGTTTCACATTTCAGTAATCATAAGCTCAGTG GTGTCACCTCAACTAATTACAAGGCACCTCTTAGTGATATTTCTAACAAATTTATCGAAG ATTCAAACAATCATGGGGAAAAAGAACCCAGTAGTATTAGTGGTTGCACCACTTTCAATCAAGAAATTACGGTCAATCACAGTAAAAGATTAGAGTCTACGGTTAAGTCTTCTATGTCATTGCGGTTGTTTGAAGGCATGGATGATGGAACTGACTTTGATTCTGC AGAGAATTTCACGATTGCTGATTTTCAAGCGGAAGAGGGGGAATTATTTTGGGATGATG AGTGTCATAATGATCAagtaaatgatataattttggATAAAAATTTGGAAAACTCTGAAAAACTTGATCAACCAG TTCCAAAAGGTTATTTAACTTTGGGTCCTCCAACCGAAACGTGTTGCAAATGTGGAGCTGTTATGTGGAAAGAGGAAAGATCAAATAAGGATGTGACTAAAG GTCTTCATGTTCGCTTAGCAGGTCATCTCTACCAGCAGTATGTTGTAGATGTTTTTTCATGCATTGAGCAAGCGAGATTGTGGTGGTTGAGAACTCACCAAACTAATCTTAGGAGTGATCTTTATAAATCTATTGTAAATAAGGCGGTTAGTGGAACCACTGATGCCTCCAATGTTGGAAATGGATTTGTATTGCCAGCAAACTTTCTTGGTTCCAGACGATACATGCAACAAAATTTTCAAGATGTCCTAGCTGTTTGTCATGCAGTAGGTCACCATGACATTTTTCTGACCATGACCACTAACCCTTTATGGGATGAAATCCTTCAAATGATGAAAATCATGTCTGGATGTTCTGCTCGAGACTCTCCTGATGTAATTGCACGTGTGTTTCATCTCAAACTAGAACAATTATTAGATGACATAAGGAAGAAGAAGTATTTTGGCACTTGCATTGGTG TAATGTATGTTGTAGAATTTCAGAAGTGTGGACTCCCTCACGTCCATATGTTAATTTGGCTTGATTCTGAATCGAAGAAGAAGCTGTCATCTAATGTCGATACTTTTGTAAGTGCCGAAATTCCCGATCCTATCACTGATCCTGTTGGTTATGAAGCTGTTAAATCTTTGATGATTCATGGGCCTTGTGGCCTCCAAAACACCCAATCTTCATGCATGAATAATTGTCGGTGTACCAAGCATTTTCCTAAAAA GTATTGTCGGGAAACTTATTCTGATTAG